The Corallococcus caeni genomic interval TCGTGACGATGGGACTCCACGAGGAGCAGGTCCGCGCGCAGGCCCGGGAGGATGAGCTCGCGCAGCTCTTCGTCCTCGCGCAGCTCCTGGATCAGCTCGCCGTAGGTGGGCTCAAGAGCGGTGAGGAGTCCGTCCTCGTCCAGATGGCTCGGGGGGATGCCGCGCGGGGGGAGCTGTGGGGCTGGGGCCGAGGAGAGGAACAGCGTGTCGGGTGTCACCCGGCCCAGGTCGCGCAGGCGGCGCGCGGTCTCGAAGGCGACGAGCGCCCCCAGGCTGTGGCCGAAGAACGCGAAGGACGTTCCGAAGTCCACCGCGTGAACCAAGGCGTCCACCAGTTCGTGCAGTCGCGTGAACGGCGCTTCTTCCGCCCGAGCCCCCCGGCCAGGGAGCTGGATGCCCCAGACCTCAAGGTCCGGGAGCAGGTCCGCCCAGCGGACGTACTCGCCCACGGAGCCGCCGCTGTGCGGGAAGCAGAAGAGGCGCATGGAGGCATCCGGGCGCCGGATGCGGCACGCGAGCCAGGGAGAAGTCGCTGTCATACCGCGGAGGACTCCGCGATGACCAAGAGGCCGTCGCTGTGCGGGCTGCGGAAGAGGCGCATGGCTCCGGAAGAGGTCGAGGTCATGCCTGAGAAGACTCCGCGATGAAGCGGGTCAGCCTGGCCACGGTGGGCGCGCGGAAGATGGCCTTCACTTTGAGCGGTACGGCGACATGCGGACGCAGCCGAGCGATGAGCTGCGCCGCCATCAACGAGTCGCCTCCCAGCGCGAAGAAGTTGTCGTGGAGCCCCACCCGGGCCAGCCCCAGGACCGCCGCGAAGGCGGTAGCGATCCGGCGCCCGACTTCGTCCTCGGGCAACTCCGCCGCTTCGTGGCTCCCCATGGATTCAGCGTCGGCGCGCATGGGCACACCTGAAGGCGCCGCGTCCATGGCGATGGCGACCGTGGGATTCGTCACCATCGCGGTCGTGCCTGGCGCTTCGACGAGGTAGCGCTGCCGTTCGAACGGGTACGTGGGCAGCGGCACCCGGCGGCGGCGTGCGCCCCCGTGCAGGCCCTGCCAGGAGAGCGGGACGCCCGCGCTCCACAGACGTCCGGCGGCGGTGAGCGCGCTGATCGCGTCGGACGTGTTGTCCGCGGGATGGGGGAGGGTGGCCACCGTGAGGTGTGCCCCCGCTTGCGGGTGCTGACGTGCCAGCGTCGCCAGCGTTCGTCCGGGCCCGACCTCCAGGAAGATGCTGGCCGGGCCGGCGAACAACGTGTTCAGCGCGTCGCCAAAGCGCACGGTGTGGCGCAGGTGCGCGGCCCAGTACGCCGGGTCCACGGCCTCCTCCGCCGTCATGGCCACGCCGGTGCGATCGGAGATCCACGGGAGCCGCGGCGGACGCCGCTCGACGTGTTGGACGCAGGCCGTGAACGCGGCCAGCGACGGCTCGACGAGCGGTGAATGTCCCGCGCCTGGAATGCGCAGCAGCCTCGACTCCACACCGCGCGCCGCCAGCCCGGCCTGGAGCGCTTCGATCTCCGCCACCGGACCGGACACCGCGCACTGCGCGGGCCCGTTCACGGCCGCCAGCGCGAGGCCACCCTGAAGCAGGGGCACCAGCTCCGACTCGGGCAACGGCACGGCCAGCATCGCGCCCGAGGGCAGGCTCGCGAGGATGCGCGAGCGCTCCAGCACCAACCGCAGCGCGTCCTCCAGCCGGAAGACCTCTGCCACCGTGGCCGCCGCATAGGCCCCCAGGCTGTGTCCCACCACCGCGGCGGGCTGCACGCCCCAGCGCTTCCACAGCCGCGCCACCGCGTACTCGATGACGAAGACGGAGAGCTGGCCGGTGACGAACTCGCCCATCCGCGCGCTGGCCTGCTCCAGCGCGGCGGTGTCGGTGGGATCTGGATGGAGCACCGTCCCCAGGTCGAACCCGAGGAGCGGCGTCAGGTGCGCACGGCACGCGTCCACGGCTTCACGGAACGCCGGCTGCGAGCCGTACAGCTCCCGGCCCATGCCCACGTGCTGCCCACCGTGCCCGGGGAACATGAACACCACCTGACGCTCACCGGACTCCTGCCTGGATGAGTCCTCCTGTTCCGTCAGTGCACGCAGAGCATCGGCGGTGTCCTGGCCCACGGCGAACGCGCGGTGCCTGTGCGCGCCGCGTCCCACCTGGAGCGTCCAGGCGACGTCCCCCAGGTCCACCTCCGGATGCGTACGCAGGTGCCCGCCCAATCGGTCCACGGCACGGGTCAACGCCGCGGGGCCGTAGGCTGACAGCACCAGCAACTGCGGGGAGCGCGAACGCTCTGAGCCGGGCAGGGTGGGTGCCTCTTCCAGCACGGCGTGCGCGTTGGTGCCGCCAATGCCCAGCGAGCTGACACCCGCGCGTCGGGGACGACCGCCGGTGTCCCAGTCCCGCAGCGCCGTGTTCACGCGGAAGGGACCGTGCTCGAAGTCGATCTCCGGGTTGGGCTGTTGGAAGTTCAGGCTGGGCGGCAGCTTCCGGTGCTCCAGCGCGAGCACCGTCTTGATGAAGCCCGCCACGCCCGCCGCCGCATCCGTGTGGCCGATGTTCGTCTTCACCGACCCCAGCCAGCAGGGCGGCCCCTCACGAGCACCGAACGCCTTCGTCAGCGCGGCGACCTCGATGGGATCTCCCAGCCGCGTGCCGGTGCCATGCGCTTCGAGATAGCTGATGCTCGCGGGCTCCACCCCCGAGGCATGCAGGGCGGTCTCGATGACGCGGGACTGCCCCTCCACGCTCGGCGCGGTGAAGCCGATCTTCCCCGCGGCGTCGTTGTTGACGGCGGTGCCCCGGAGGACGGCACGGATGCAGTCCCCATCCTCCAACGCATCCGCGAGCCGCTTGAGCACCACGATGCCCGCGCCATTGCTGCCCACCGTGCCCTGCGCCCGAGCGTCGAACGCGCGGCAGCGGCCATCCGGGGACAGGGGCCCGCCCTCGCTGTAGTGACCGAACCGGGGCGGCACGTGCACGGATGCGCCGCCCGCGAGCGCGATGTCACAGTCGCCCGCGAGCAGCGCCTGCGCCGCCAGGTGGATGGCGACCAGGGACGTGGAGCACGCGGTCTGCACGGTGACAGCGGGCCCACGAAGCCCCAGCTTGTAGGCCACGCGGCTGGTGAGGAAGTCCACGCCCGTGGCCAGCCGGAGCTGCCAGTCACTGGCACCCGCCAGCAGGTCCCTCCGGGCACGCAGCGTGGACAGGTAGTCCGTCTCGCTCCCGCCCGCGAAGACGCCGATGGCGCCCCGGTATCGAGCCGGATCATACCCGGCGTCCTCCAGCGCCTCCCGCGCGCACTCCAGGAACACCCGGTGCTGCGGATCCAGCATCAGGGCTTCCTGCGGCGAGATGCCGAAGGCCGCCGCATCGAACATCTCTGCGTCCGCGACCAGACCGAAGGCGGGTACCGCCTCGCCGACAGCGCGATCGGTGGGAGGTTCGGCACAGGGCCGTCCGTCCGGACCGAAGAAGGTGATGGACTCGACGCCGCCGGCGAGGTTGGACCAGAACTCCGCCGCGTTGGCCGCACCGGGGAGCCGGCACGCCAGGCCCACCACCGCGAGGTGCGCCGAGCGATCCTCTTCCTCCATCAGGTCGAGGGACGCGCTCATTCCACGTCCTCCCGGGAGCGGTCCGACGTCAGCCGGCCCTGACGGCCCAGCAGGCGCGCACGTCCATTGCGCCGTTGCTCCTGGCGCTGTTCCTGCGCGGCCGCGGCCTCGCCTCCGTCGTCCCGGCCCTGGAGATGTCCCGCGAGCGCTCGGACGGTGGGGAACTCGAACAGCGTCACCATGGGCACGTCGTGGCCCATGCGCTGCTTCAGGAGGTGCTGCACCTGGGCCAGCAACAGCGAGTGGCCCCCGAGGTCGAAGAAGTTGTCCTCCGCGCCCACCCGCTCCAGGCGCAGCGTCTCGCACCAGATGCCAGCGATCCGCCGCTCCTGTTCGTTCGCGAGCGGGACCTGGGGCGCCTGGGTTCCGGGCGTGGGGTCTGGCAGCGCCCGCTCATCCACCTTGCCGCCGTGGGTGAGCGGCAGCGCCTTCAGCTCCACGTAGGCGGACGGGATCATGTACGCCGGCAGCTCGCGGGAGAGGTGCTCACGCAGCCGCGCCGGTGAGGGCACGGCCTGCCCGACACGAGGCACGAGGTAGCCGACCAACTGCGGTGCTCCCCCAGAAGGGCTCCACGCGCGAACGTGCGCCTCCGAGAGTCCCGGGTGCGTGCGCAGCCGCACGGCGACCTCCGCGGGCTCCACGCGGAAGCCACGGATCTTGAGCTGCGCGTCCATGCGGCCCAGGAACTCGAGCGTCCCATCCGGCCGGCACAGGACCCGGTCGCCCGTGCGGTACATGCGTGCGCCCGGCTGTGCCGAGTAAGGGTCGGGGACGAAGCTCGCGGCCGTGAGGTCCGCACGGTTCAGGTAGCCGCGCGCCACGCAGGCACCGCCGACGTACAGCTCTCCCGCGACACCTGGAGGGACCGGCTGCAGGTCCGCATCCAGGACATAGGCCGAGGCCCCGTCGATGGGCTGGCCAATGTCGGGCAGTTCTCCCGCGACACCCATGGGCACCGGCTGCGGCTTCGCATCCAGGACATGGACCTTTGCGCCATCAAGGGGCTGGCCGATAGCGGGCCGTGCTGTATCTGGACCCGCCGGCAGCACCTCGCCCGAGGTGGCCGTCACCGTGGTCTCGGTCGGGCCGTACTGGTTGAACAACCGCCACGGGAGTCCGAGCACCGGCCGCGCATGGAGCCGGTCTCCGCCCGCGAGCACCGTGCGCAGTTCACACGCGGCGGGCCATGGCAGGGCCAGCAGGCGTTCAGCGAGCGCGGTAGGCAGGTCCGTGAAGGTGATCCGTTCGGAGAGCAGCCAGGCCTGAAGCCGCTCCGGCGACAGGCGCACGTCCTGCCCCGGTACGTGCAACGTCGCGCCCGCGGTGAGCGCGGGCCAGACCTCCGCGACGGACGGATCGAACGCGGGCGAGTAGAGCAGCGTGGTTCGGCTGTTCGCATTCAACCCGAACGCGCGCCGATGCCAGCCAACGAGGTGGGCCAGCGCGCCATGCTCCACGACCACACCCTTGGGGACGCCTGTGGAGCCGGAGGTGTACATGACATAGGCCCACTGACCGGGCCGCACCTCCGGGGGCAGGCCACCCCGAGGCGTACCCGGGCCACGGAAGTCCTCGATGCGCATGCGCTCCAGCGTTGCGGGAAGCCGCTCCGCGAGGGGGCTGGTGGTGATCACCTGCCGGACACCGGCATCCGCGAGGATGAGCGCGATCCGTTCGACTGGGTGCTCGGGATCCAGCGGAAGGAAGGCGGCACCGGACAGCATCACGCCCAGCTCGGCCGTGACGAGGTCCGCACCGCGTGGCGTGCAGACGCCGACGACCGACTCCGCGCCCGCTCCGTGCTCGTGGAGATGCTCGGCGAGCAGCGTCGCGCGCCGGACCAACTCCGCGTAGGTGACAGTGCCTGCCTCGTCGCAGACGGCCACCGCGTCGGGAGTCCGCAGGGCCTGCTCCAGGACCTGCTGATGCACGGGGGCCTCCGCGCTGACGGAGGTCGCGGAGCCGTCGCCCAGGAGGACCTGCCGCTCCGCGTCCGAGAGCATCGGCAGGCGCGACACCGAGGTGCCGGGACTGGCCACCGCGGCCTCGAGCAATCGGAGGAAGTGCGCGGACATCCGCTCCATCGTCGAGCGGTCGAAGAGGTCCCGGTTGTACTCCCAGATGAGCGAGATGCGCGCGTCGCCGCGCTCCTTGTCCCCCAGGTGCCGGCCCGCGTGCGGAATGGCGACGACGTCCAGGTCCACCTTCGAGGATCCATTGCCGCGCTCGAAGATGGTGCACGAGGCCTCACCCAGCCGGGGACTTCGCACGGCGGAATCGTGGAAGCTGAACATGGCCTGCACGAGCGGGTTCCGGCTGGGGTCGCGCTTCACGCCCAGGGCTTCAATCAGCTTGAGGAACGGATACGTCTGGTGCTCCGCCGCTTCCACGGTGAGGTCCCGCACCTGGCGGACCAGCTCCCGGAACGACGGCGCGCCGGAGACGTCACACCGCAGGACGACGGCGTTGACGAACATGCCGATGACGTTCTCGATGTTCCGGACACCCGCCCGGGCCGCGAACGCCGAGCCGATGCACAGGTCCTGCTCCCCGGTGTAGCGATGCAGCAGCGTGGCGAAGGCGGCGAAGAGGGTGTTGAAGAGGGTGACGCCCTCTGACTGGCAGAACGCGCGCAGGGCGCCGGGCAGGGCGGGCGGCAGCTCCAACCGGAGCAGGTCGCCGTTGAAGGTCTGCACGCGGGGGCGCGGATGGTCGGTGCGCAGCGGAAGCACCTCGGGAGCACCGGCCAGCCGCTTCCGCCAGAAGTCGAGCTGGGCCTTCATGGCCGGGCCTTCGAGCGCCTCGCGCTGCCACGACGCGAAGTCGCGGTACTGCACCGGAAGCTCCGACAGCGGCGATGGCTCGCCCCGCAGATACGCGTTGTAGAGCGCGTCCAGCTCCCGCATCAGCACGGAGAAGGACACGCCATCGTGGACGACGTGGTGCTCCACGAGGACCAGCTCGTGATCATCCGGAGTCAGGCGGACGAGGGTCCAGCGCGCGAGCGGCGGCTCGAAGAGCGACAGCGGTCGGCGCAGCTCCTGGCGCAGGGCCTCTTCACGCCGGTGCTCGCGTTCATCCAAGGGCAGCGCGGACAGGTCGATCAGCGGGACCTGTACCGGCGTCACGGGAAGGACGCGCTGCCATGGCCGGCCGTCGACTTCTTCGTAGGTCGTGCGCAGCAGTTCGTGGCGCCGGGTGACTTCCGTCAACGCGCGTTCGAGCACCGCCAGGTCCAGACCGCCAAGCACACGGAGGGTCGTCTGCGCCTGGTAGGAGATGCTTCCGGGGGACAGCTTCTGGAGGAACCAGACCTGTTCCTGTTGCACGGACAGCGGTGCCCGAGCGGGGTCGGCGACGCGGACCACGGGCGGCAACGCGGCCTTCGCGGGGACAGCCCGGCGCGACTCCAGCACCGTCGCCAGCTGGGAGATGCGGCGGTGGGCGAAGAGCTCCGTCAGCGACAGCGGGAGGCCCATCACGTCCTCGACCCGAGCGGTGATCCGCGTGGCCAACAGGGAGTGTCCGCCCAGTTCGAAGAAGTCGTCCTCGACGCCGATTGCATCCAGGCGCAGCTCCTCCTGCCACACCCGCGCGAGCCCGTGCTCCAGCTCCGTGCGGGGCGCGACGTAGGCGCTGCTTCGGGTCGCGTGGGCTTCAGGCGTGGGGAGCGCCCGCACGTCGACCTTGCCGGTGGGGCCCAGGGGAAGGGCGTCCACGACGATGAAGGTCCGGGGCAGCATGGCTTCGGGGAGCCATGCCCGGAGGTGCTCGCGGAGCTGCTCCGTCCCGGGAACGGCCCGCGCGTCCTTCGGCGCGAACCAGGCCACGAAGGAGACGTCCTGGCCCTCGGCATCAGTGGTGCTCCGCGCCATGACGTGCGCGGCCCCGACGTGCGGATGGGTCAGCAGTGCGGCGGTGATCTCCGCGGGCTCGATGCGGATGCCGCGGACCTTCACCTGACGGTCGGAACGGCCGTGGAACTCCAGCGAGCCATCCGGCAACCGGCGGCCCAGGTCCCCCGTGCGATACAGCCGCTCACCGCCGAAGCGGGAGAACGGATCCGGAATGAAGCGGTCGGCGGTCAGGTCCGGAGTGCCCACGTAGCCGCGAGCCAACCCCGGTCCGCCGATGAACAGCTCTCCCGTCTCGCCCTCCGCCACGGGCCGCAGCTCTGGACCCAGGACGTGGACCTCCACGCCATCGATGGGCCGCCCGATGGAAGGCAGCCGTTCGTCGGGCGCCTCGTCGCTGGGAGGGACGACGCCGGACGTGCTGTAGATGGTGCACTCGGCGGGGCCGTAGCCGTTCACGAGCTGGAACGGCAGTCCAGGCCTGGGGCGCAGGTGCAGCCGGTCACCGCCGGTGAGCACCCAGCGCAGGGGGCAGGACTCGGGCCAGGGCAGGGGGAGGACGCGCTCGGCAAGGGGCGTGGGCAGGAAGACGCAGGTGATGTCCCGGGCCAGCAGCCAGTCCTGAAGCTTCTGGGGCGACAGGCGGGTCTCCTCGTCGGGAGGCAGCTCCAGGCGGGCGCCCGAGGCCAGCGACGGCAGGAGGGCCATGACCAACGCGTCGAAGCCCGGCGAGGCAACCACGCCGATGCGATCCGCTGGCGAGAGACCGAACGTGTCGCAGTGGTACTCGGTGAAGGCGGACAGGGCCCGGTGGCTGATCATCACGCCCTTGGGCAACCCGGTGGAGCCCGAGGTGTGGATCACGTACGCGAGATGATCCGGATGGACGGGGACGCCCGGGTTCACGTCCGGGAACGACTCCAGCGCAAGGGCCGCCGGAGTCAGGACCTGGATGCCGTCCGCCGCGAGCCGCTCCACGGCCGGTCCCGCGCCGATGACGAACCGGGCCCCCGCCGAGACGGACATGGAGCGCAGGCGTTCCGGAGGGGCGGCCGGGTCCAGCGGAAGCCAGGTGGCTCCGGCCTTGAGGACCCCGAGGACGGACGCCACCAGCTCCACGCTGCGAGGAAGGCACACGCCGACGAGGACGTCCGGTCCAGCGCCCCGAGCCATCAGCGCATGGGCCAGCCGGTTCGCGTGTGTGTTCAGCGCGGCATGGGTGAGGGAGCGGGCCCGGGAAGCGACGGCGAGCTGGGAGGAAAGTTCGTTCGCTCGTCGCTCGACGAGCTGGTGGACGGGGGGCAGCAAGAATCCTCCAACCGGCACCCGTCCGAACAAAATCAAGCGTTTAGCGGATTTGGGCCGTTTTCAGGATTTTACATGACCCAGTGACACACCGTGAGACAGGCCTGTCACAGGGCCAGCAGCAGCCCGACGGCGGCACCGCCCAGTACCAGCCAGGCCGAGTTGACCCGCCAGCGCAGGAGCAACAGCGCTCCAAGTCCGGCGAGGGCCACCGTCCATCCATCCACCAGGGCCGCGCGTCCCAGTTGCCACGTCACCACGGCCATGAGGGCCAGCGAGGCCGCGTTGACGCCGTCGAGCACCGCGCCCGCGGTCCGGGACCGGCGAAGCCTGGGAATCAGAGGGCCGCTGAGCGCCACGAAGACAAACGCGGGCAGGAAGATGCCCAGCGTGGCGAGCCCCGCGCCGGGCGTACCGCCCACCAGGTAGCCAATGAACGTCGCGGTGGTGAAGACAGGGCCCGGCGTGAACTGGCCCACGGCCACCGCGTCCAGGAGCTGGGCCTCGGTGAGCCAGCCCCAGCGTTCGACGAGGTCCGCCCGCAGGAAGGCCAGCAGGACGTAGCCACTGCCGAACAGGACGCTGCCGACCTTGAGGAAGAACAGGAAGAGGCCGCCCAGGCTGAACGGCGTGGCGGCCGTGGCCGCCATGGCGGTGACGCCGTTGAGGGCGAACGGCGTCAGGGTGAGCGCCGATCTGGACGCAGGGGACGCCCGGAGATGGCTCCAGGCCGCCAGGCAACCACCGGCCAGGGCCAGGATGAGCAGTTCGTTGGCGCCAAGGGCGCTTGCGACGGCCGCGCCGATGGCCACGGCGACCCGGGGACGCGTCGTCAGGGCCGTCTTGCCAAGGCTCCACAGGGCCTGGAGCACCACGGCCAGGATGACGGGTTTGACGCCATACAGGAGGGCGCCGGCTTGCGGCAGGGTGCCAAAGCGCACGTAGGCCCAGGCAGCCGCCAGCGTGAGGAGCATCGCCGGGACGATGAAGCACACGCCGGCCACCAGCAGCCCGGGCCAGCCAGCACGCCGATGGCCGAGGTGGATGGCCAGCTCGGTGGAGTTCGGGCCCGGGATGAGGTTGGTGGCGCCCAGCAGGTCAAGGAAGTCCTCACGGGGCAGCCACCGGCGCCGCCGCACGAGCTCGTCTTCCATCATCGCGATGTGCGCGGCAGGGCCCCCGAAGGCGGTCAGCCCCAGCCGGAGGAAGACCCATGCGACTTCGCCAAGCGAGCCCCGGGCGACGTCGTGGGAATGCGTTGAGTCCATGCGCCGCGGGAGCCTCGTGATGAACCGGAACCAACGGAATCGCGGCGGATGGTGCCACGGCGCAAGGGAGGGGATGAGCCCCAATGAACCCCACCCAGGACCCCAGAGACTTAGTTTACATAACGCTTCTTATCAGACGTTTCGACTGGGGGTTCCCCAAGGATTCCAGGCGCTTCCCCGGACCACCCCAGGCCTCCATGGACGTCCCCGCAACCCGCCCGGCGGACCTCCCGAGCACCGACTCCGCGCTGGCCCCCAGCGTCGACCGATACCGTCGACCAGCCACCTCCGGCCCACGGCCGCTGGAATTGGGTGCTTCCCGAGCCCGGTTCCGGAACGTACCTTGCCGGCCCATGCGCCTCTTCCGACGAACCGGACTCGCCGCGCTGTGCGGCCTCACCGCGGCCCTGCTGACGGGCTGTCCCGACAAGACGCCCCAGGGCCCCGTGGACGGCGGCGCCACCAGCGCCGCGACGACCCCGGATGCGGCTCCCGAGGCCGTCGTCTTCACGCTCCAGTACCAGTCGCCCGACGCCGGCATGGCGCTCATCCCCCTGGCCCTGGAAGAAAAGCCCCTCGTGGAGCCCACCTCCGACCTGGAGCTGCGCAGCACCCTGGGCCTCAAGAACTACCGGGTCCGGCTGATGGACGAAGCCGACCGGGCCATGGTCTCCGACGACTCCGTGTCCGAGGCCGACGACGGCCTCGTGTACCGCATCCACCTGCCGCAGCCGCTCAAGACCGGCTACTCGTACACCCTGGTCGTGGACGCCCAGACGGGCTCGGCGTTCCAGGACTCGCGCGGCCGCGACGTGGACGACCTCCGGGCCTCGTTCCAGATCATCGGCGACAAGGAAAAGGCCAAGCCGCCTCCGCCGCCCCCCGCCAAGGGCGGCAAGAAGAAGCACAAGTAGCCGTCATTCCTGGGCTTCGGACTGCCCCGGCGCCTGATCCGGCAGCGGTTCGGGCGTGGCCGGCGCCGGGGTCGGCAGGTTCAGCGCCGTGCGGAGCTCCCGCAGCTTCGCCTGGATGAGCCGCATGTTCCCCGGGCCCATCCGCAGCAGGTGCTTCTGGGCCTTGCTCAGCCCCTCCAGCTCCGGCGACGCGTAGACATACAGCGCGCCCTTGGGCATCACCTCCACCGGCCCCTTCGGCACCGGCACCGCCAGCAGATGCTGGATGGCCCGGCCGAAGGCCGTCTCGAAGCCCTGATCCGGCGGCGCGATCTCCCGGTACGCCTGGTCGATGAGCGGCTTCAGCTCCCGGTACACCATCGCCGCGCCGGACGCGTCCAGCGAGCCCAGCACCCGGGCCACCAGGTCGTAGCGCGCGTAGCTCAGCGGCGCGATCTCCGAGCGCCCGTCCGCCCCGGCCGCGCCCACCTGGAACGCCCCCACGGGCGCCATGAACAACAGCGAGGCCCGGGGGCTCTCGCCGTCGGCGATGTTGCTCACGGACGCGGTGAACCGGCGCGCCAGGTCGCGCTCCTGGAGCCACCGCGCCAGCTCCGGATCCACCGACAGCTTGCCCACCAGGTCGCGGATCCGCCCGTCGCTCTCCGGCAACGACACCTCCGGGGGTGCCTCCGCCATGCCCGCGTCCACCACCGGGGGCGCCGTCACCACGGGCGGCTGCTCGCTCTGGCGCCTCAGGCCGAAGTACGAGGCCGCCACGCCCACGACCATCAGCGCGATCAGGATGCCCAGCACCTTGCCCCGCGACGGCGCCTTGGGCGGCTCGGCCTCCGGCGGCGGTGGGACTCCTCCAGGGCCTGGGTTCACGAAGTTCGGATCACTCATGGTGCCGGACCTTACAGACAGGCCTCCGAGCCATTCCACGCGGGCGTGAACAAACCGCGCCGCCGGTGTTCACCGCGCGGAGAGGACCTCGTCCGGCAGGCGCCAGAGCTGGCCGTCCTCGGACGACAGGATGAAGCCGCCGGGCAGCAGGTGCACGGACGTGACGGTCTCCGTGGGCAGCGGCAACTCCCACGCGCACACGGGCCGCAGCGAGTCGGGGTCCAGTTGAAGCAGGTACCACTCCCCCGCCTCCAACAGGTCCTCCACCGCCACCAGCACCGCCCCCGCCGTCACCAGGCCTGTGTACCCCGTGGCCAGCGTGCCCTGTTCCGGCAGCAGGAACTCCGCAGCCATCCGGGCCTCCGGATACGTCCAGCGCCGCACCCAGGTGCCGCCCACGCCGATGAAGCCCGAGCCGTCCGGCAGGAAGCCCGCCGGATAGAACGGCGCATCCACCGACGCGACCGCCGCGCCGCGCTCGAGCCCCGCCGCGCCACGCTCCACGAACGTGAGCCACGTGCCCTCCTGGCCCTGGCTCACCGCCACGCCCATCACCGGCAGGCTCGGGTGCGGCATCCATTCGTACAGCCCGTCCAGGTCGTCCTCGCCCACGGGCGGCATGGCGAGCTCGAGCCCGGCCTCCGTCCCCGCGACGTCTGATAACGTTTGGGCATCCAGGACGTGCACGGACGCCCGCCCGTCCCGCGCGCCGCTCGTCCACAGGCCCTGGCCGGTGACGTCGAACCCCAGCGCCTGCGTGGGCCGCGTCCAGGCCCGCGCGGGCGTCTCCACCGGACCGCCGTCCGGAGACTGGCCCACCATTTCAATCCGGCCCGGTCCCAGCACCGCCGCGCCCCGCAGCGATGGATGCAGCGCCACCAACTGCGCCGTCCGGGGCAGTTCCAGCGCATGCCCGGGCGGCCAGGCCTCCGTCGCCCCGAGCACGGCCAGGCGCCGCGTGCCCACGGCCAGGCCCACCGCTTCGGCCGTGGGCGTCAGCACGAAGCCGTCGCCCGCCCACTCCGCGTCCGTCAGCGGCAGGGCCGTGAGCCGGGTGAGCGCCACGCGGCGGCTGGGAATGCCCCAGAGGGTGCCGGGCCGCGGCCGGCCGACCCAGGGCACGACCTGGCCGCTCAGGAATCCTGCTCCATGGCCCGCACGCGCGCGAGCGTGTCCAGGTCGCGTTCGGTGGGGCCCAGCTCCAAGAGCAGCCGGCTCACGTCGTAGAGCAGGTCCCCGCGCTCGAAGACCTTCAGCCGGGGGACGTCCAGGTTCAGGTCGTCCGCGCCCTTGTTGTACGCGAGGTCCATCAGCGACCGGAGCTGGAACGAGTCGTAGAGGTTGTACTCCACCAGGTAGCGCAGGGCCTCCACGTCGCCGCGCCGCAGGTACGCGCGCCACAGCAGCACCGCGTCGTAGCCGTTGACGCCCTTCAGGTGCGGCGGCCGGCCCACGCCCAGCTTGTCTTCAATCTCCTTCAGCCCGCCGCCCATCCCCAGCCGCCGCGTGACGAAGCGCAGGTCGATGTGCGCCTCCGGCACCGGGAAGTTCTTCGCGCCGAAGTACTCCTTCAGCACCGGCACGTCGAAGCACGAGCCGTTGAACGTCACCCACAGCCGCCGCGTCGCCATCGCCTCCGGCAGCGCGTCCATGTTCCGGCCCTGGATGAAGACGTGCAGCCCCGCGGCGTCGAACAGGCTCACCACGGTGGGCACCTGCGTCTGGCTGCCGTCCGTCTCGATGTCGAAGTAGACGGCGTCGTCCTGGAACTCCGGGAACAGGCGCCAGTGCTCGCGCGGCGGCACCAGGCGGGCCAGCTCCTTCAGGTCCTTGCGGGCCAGGGCCTCGCGCGCCTCCGCGATGCGCTGGCGGGCCACCGTGTCCGCCTTGCGGCTGATGACGATGCCGCCGTCCGGGAAGTCATCCCAGGTCCGGATGCCCTTGGACCACAGGTCCTTCTCGCGCCACGGCCCCACGCCGGGGATGTGCTGGAACGT includes:
- the chrA gene encoding chromate efflux transporter; translated protein: MDSTHSHDVARGSLGEVAWVFLRLGLTAFGGPAAHIAMMEDELVRRRRWLPREDFLDLLGATNLIPGPNSTELAIHLGHRRAGWPGLLVAGVCFIVPAMLLTLAAAWAYVRFGTLPQAGALLYGVKPVILAVVLQALWSLGKTALTTRPRVAVAIGAAVASALGANELLILALAGGCLAAWSHLRASPASRSALTLTPFALNGVTAMAATAATPFSLGGLFLFFLKVGSVLFGSGYVLLAFLRADLVERWGWLTEAQLLDAVAVGQFTPGPVFTTATFIGYLVGGTPGAGLATLGIFLPAFVFVALSGPLIPRLRRSRTAGAVLDGVNAASLALMAVVTWQLGRAALVDGWTVALAGLGALLLLRWRVNSAWLVLGGAAVGLLLAL
- a CDS encoding amino acid adenylation domain-containing protein; translated protein: MLPPVHQLVERRANELSSQLAVASRARSLTHAALNTHANRLAHALMARGAGPDVLVGVCLPRSVELVASVLGVLKAGATWLPLDPAAPPERLRSMSVSAGARFVIGAGPAVERLAADGIQVLTPAALALESFPDVNPGVPVHPDHLAYVIHTSGSTGLPKGVMISHRALSAFTEYHCDTFGLSPADRIGVVASPGFDALVMALLPSLASGARLELPPDEETRLSPQKLQDWLLARDITCVFLPTPLAERVLPLPWPESCPLRWVLTGGDRLHLRPRPGLPFQLVNGYGPAECTIYSTSGVVPPSDEAPDERLPSIGRPIDGVEVHVLGPELRPVAEGETGELFIGGPGLARGYVGTPDLTADRFIPDPFSRFGGERLYRTGDLGRRLPDGSLEFHGRSDRQVKVRGIRIEPAEITAALLTHPHVGAAHVMARSTTDAEGQDVSFVAWFAPKDARAVPGTEQLREHLRAWLPEAMLPRTFIVVDALPLGPTGKVDVRALPTPEAHATRSSAYVAPRTELEHGLARVWQEELRLDAIGVEDDFFELGGHSLLATRITARVEDVMGLPLSLTELFAHRRISQLATVLESRRAVPAKAALPPVVRVADPARAPLSVQQEQVWFLQKLSPGSISYQAQTTLRVLGGLDLAVLERALTEVTRRHELLRTTYEEVDGRPWQRVLPVTPVQVPLIDLSALPLDEREHRREEALRQELRRPLSLFEPPLARWTLVRLTPDDHELVLVEHHVVHDGVSFSVLMRELDALYNAYLRGEPSPLSELPVQYRDFASWQREALEGPAMKAQLDFWRKRLAGAPEVLPLRTDHPRPRVQTFNGDLLRLELPPALPGALRAFCQSEGVTLFNTLFAAFATLLHRYTGEQDLCIGSAFAARAGVRNIENVIGMFVNAVVLRCDVSGAPSFRELVRQVRDLTVEAAEHQTYPFLKLIEALGVKRDPSRNPLVQAMFSFHDSAVRSPRLGEASCTIFERGNGSSKVDLDVVAIPHAGRHLGDKERGDARISLIWEYNRDLFDRSTMERMSAHFLRLLEAAVASPGTSVSRLPMLSDAERQVLLGDGSATSVSAEAPVHQQVLEQALRTPDAVAVCDEAGTVTYAELVRRATLLAEHLHEHGAGAESVVGVCTPRGADLVTAELGVMLSGAAFLPLDPEHPVERIALILADAGVRQVITTSPLAERLPATLERMRIEDFRGPGTPRGGLPPEVRPGQWAYVMYTSGSTGVPKGVVVEHGALAHLVGWHRRAFGLNANSRTTLLYSPAFDPSVAEVWPALTAGATLHVPGQDVRLSPERLQAWLLSERITFTDLPTALAERLLALPWPAACELRTVLAGGDRLHARPVLGLPWRLFNQYGPTETTVTATSGEVLPAGPDTARPAIGQPLDGAKVHVLDAKPQPVPMGVAGELPDIGQPIDGASAYVLDADLQPVPPGVAGELYVGGACVARGYLNRADLTAASFVPDPYSAQPGARMYRTGDRVLCRPDGTLEFLGRMDAQLKIRGFRVEPAEVAVRLRTHPGLSEAHVRAWSPSGGAPQLVGYLVPRVGQAVPSPARLREHLSRELPAYMIPSAYVELKALPLTHGGKVDERALPDPTPGTQAPQVPLANEQERRIAGIWCETLRLERVGAEDNFFDLGGHSLLLAQVQHLLKQRMGHDVPMVTLFEFPTVRALAGHLQGRDDGGEAAAAQEQRQEQRRNGRARLLGRQGRLTSDRSREDVE